The sequence below is a genomic window from Candidatus Nanopelagicales bacterium.
GCAGCTGGCCCAGGAGGGCAAGCTCAGCCTGGACGACACGATCGACCAGTACGTGGAGGGCATGCCCAACGGCGACACCGCCACGCTGCGCATGCTCGCCGACATGACCAGCGGGATCGCGTCGTACACGTTCAGCAGCACGTTCACCGACTCGTACTTCGCCGACCCGGAGCAGGTGTTCACGCCGGACCAGCTGCTCGACGTGGCCCGGTCCCTCGATCCGCTGTTCGAGGCCGGGACCCAGTACAACTACTCCAACACCAACACCATCCTGCTGGGGAAGGTCATCGAGAAGGTGACCGGCCAGGACGTCGCGGATGTCTTCCAGGAGCGGGTGTTCGGGCCGCTGGGCCTGACGGGCACCTCGTGGCCGGGGGAGTCGCCTGACCTGCCCGAGCCGCACGCGACTGGCTACAGCCTGCAGGGCAGCGGCACCCCCGAGAACCCCGCCGACGCGACGTTCTGGAACCCGGCCTGGGGCTGGACCGCCGGCGAGGCCATCTCCACCGTGAGGGACCTGCTGGTCTACGGCCGCGCCATCGGCACCGGCCAGGGGCTGCTGGACGAGGCGACCCAGACCGAGCGGCTGACCTCGTTCCCGGGCGAGGCGGGCTACGGCCTCGCCATGGGCTGCGTGGCCGGCTGGGTCGGGCACACCGGCGAGCTGCCCGGGTTCAACACGTCGGTCTTCTACGACACCGGGTCCGACACCACGGTGATCGTCATGGCCAACAGCGACATCGCTTCCGGTGACTGCACCGAGTCGCCGGTGCTGCCGGACAACCCGACCGGGATCGAGTGCCGCTCGCCCGCGACCCGGGTCTTCGTGTCGCTGTCGGAGGCGCTCGGCAGCCCCTTCACCCCACCCCCGCTCGCCTGACCCCGAGGCCCCGGCCCGTTCGGACCGACGAGCCGCCCCTGA
It includes:
- a CDS encoding serine hydrolase domain-containing protein; its protein translation is MRARTVAGVVAVGLLAAACSSSTTTGGGSSTTPETSGSSAGSASGPAAPASTCVQDPAAAYAAQQSPESLTAALPEDLVSSLDAAVEATLPDVSAPGIVAGVRTPEGTWVKAYGSADWAGTTPMTDDVHQRIGSVTKTITGTVILQLAQEGKLSLDDTIDQYVEGMPNGDTATLRMLADMTSGIASYTFSSTFTDSYFADPEQVFTPDQLLDVARSLDPLFEAGTQYNYSNTNTILLGKVIEKVTGQDVADVFQERVFGPLGLTGTSWPGESPDLPEPHATGYSLQGSGTPENPADATFWNPAWGWTAGEAISTVRDLLVYGRAIGTGQGLLDEATQTERLTSFPGEAGYGLAMGCVAGWVGHTGELPGFNTSVFYDTGSDTTVIVMANSDIASGDCTESPVLPDNPTGIECRSPATRVFVSLSEALGSPFTPPPLA